From a single Couchioplanes caeruleus genomic region:
- a CDS encoding ROK family transcriptional regulator, which produces MSDLYERLWQPDDVQNSATASTTAVLRVMNERAVFAEVFRLGKASRPELARITGLSKPTVAVALNNLEDAGLLRQVGLRAGPAGRSALLYEPRPEAGYVLAVDIGRAFVRTALADLVGDIVARKEEPSHGVRNRDLVAQLTRLADELAGAAGIKRADITLAVFGTPGIHDKTSGSLHLAPNLPGWERRDSVARLADVAGATYVVENDADLAAIGEATYGLGRDVRHFVYVSIGTGTGMGIVIDGKLYRGFRGAAGEIGYLPVGDGDPLLDRPGTRQRGMFESVASAGALVATSRRLGMQDGVTAKDVLDAARAGDEAAVRTVQREIDHLGRALAGVTAVLDPELVVLGGGVGGHAGDLFTGPLLERLRSLVALDPPRIEVSTLGTDAVLLGGLASGLSAARDLVLDRAGGLTRSGPT; this is translated from the coding sequence GTGAGTGACCTTTACGAACGCCTGTGGCAGCCTGATGACGTGCAGAACAGCGCGACGGCCAGTACGACGGCGGTTCTCCGGGTGATGAACGAGCGCGCCGTGTTCGCGGAGGTCTTCCGGCTCGGCAAGGCGTCCCGCCCGGAGCTCGCCCGGATCACCGGGCTGTCGAAGCCCACCGTCGCGGTCGCCCTGAACAACCTCGAGGACGCGGGGCTGCTGCGTCAGGTCGGGCTGCGGGCCGGCCCGGCGGGGCGCTCCGCGCTGCTGTACGAGCCCCGCCCGGAAGCCGGGTACGTGCTGGCCGTCGACATCGGCCGCGCCTTCGTCCGGACGGCCCTGGCCGACCTGGTCGGCGACATCGTGGCGCGCAAGGAGGAGCCGTCCCACGGGGTCCGCAACCGCGATCTCGTCGCCCAGCTGACCCGGCTCGCCGACGAGCTGGCCGGCGCGGCGGGCATCAAGCGGGCCGACATCACGCTAGCCGTGTTCGGCACGCCGGGCATCCACGACAAGACGAGCGGTTCGCTGCACCTGGCGCCGAACCTGCCCGGCTGGGAACGGCGCGACAGCGTGGCTCGGCTGGCCGACGTCGCCGGGGCCACGTACGTGGTGGAGAACGACGCCGATCTCGCCGCGATCGGTGAGGCCACGTACGGCCTGGGCCGCGACGTGCGGCACTTCGTCTACGTGTCGATCGGCACGGGCACCGGCATGGGCATCGTGATCGACGGCAAGCTGTACCGCGGTTTCCGCGGCGCCGCCGGTGAGATCGGCTACCTGCCCGTCGGCGACGGCGACCCGCTGCTGGACCGGCCCGGCACCCGCCAGCGCGGCATGTTCGAGTCGGTCGCGTCGGCCGGCGCGCTGGTCGCGACGTCCCGGCGGCTCGGCATGCAGGACGGGGTCACCGCCAAGGACGTGCTCGACGCCGCCCGCGCCGGTGACGAGGCGGCCGTGCGGACGGTGCAGCGCGAGATCGACCACCTGGGCCGCGCGCTGGCCGGGGTGACCGCGGTCCTGGACCCCGAGCTCGTCGTGCTCGGCGGCGGCGTCGGCGGCCACGCCGGCGACCTGTTCACCGGCCCGCTGCTGGAGCGGCTCCGCAGCCTGGTCGCGCTGGACCCGCCCCGGATCGAGGTGTCCACGCTGGGCACCGACGCCGTGCTGCTCGGCGGGCTGGCCTCCGGGCTGAGCGCCGCCCGGGACCTCGTCCTGGACCGGGCCGGCGGCCTCACCCGGTCCGGGCCGACGTGA
- a CDS encoding ROK family protein — protein MTAERVLAIDFGGTKIALGTAVVGSPDGRPETTVRLRTLGADGAQQAVRRTLDAARGLLTGPAAVGVSTFGVLRDDRVRLAPNVPGWEGMALPALLRAEFGDAPVAIDNDVNAAAAAELRWGALRGVGVGLYVNLGTGLAVALVAGGRVLPGAHGAAGEIGYLRDRDTDPCFADGYAPLEDRVSGAALGRLGSAVLGRPVTAEELFGLRSEPAVADLLEEAVGTLSRTVANLCVTLDPERVVVGGGMLGAADHIMPRVAAEVRRCVPFPPEVTQARFRDDAPLIGAMALALDSVPRCGGSS, from the coding sequence GTGACGGCCGAGCGGGTCCTGGCGATCGACTTCGGCGGGACCAAGATCGCGCTCGGCACGGCGGTCGTCGGGTCCCCGGACGGCCGCCCGGAGACCACGGTGCGGCTGCGGACCCTGGGTGCCGACGGGGCGCAGCAGGCCGTACGGCGGACCCTGGACGCGGCGCGCGGCCTGCTGACCGGCCCGGCCGCGGTCGGGGTCTCCACGTTCGGCGTCCTGCGCGACGACCGGGTACGGCTGGCCCCGAACGTGCCCGGCTGGGAGGGCATGGCGCTGCCCGCGCTGCTGCGGGCGGAGTTCGGCGACGCCCCCGTGGCCATCGACAACGACGTCAACGCGGCCGCCGCGGCCGAGCTGCGCTGGGGGGCACTGCGCGGGGTCGGCGTGGGCCTCTACGTGAACCTCGGCACCGGCCTGGCGGTCGCGCTGGTGGCCGGAGGCCGGGTGCTGCCCGGGGCGCACGGCGCGGCGGGGGAGATCGGTTACCTGCGCGACCGGGACACCGATCCGTGCTTCGCGGACGGGTACGCCCCGCTGGAGGACAGGGTGTCGGGCGCGGCGCTGGGCCGGCTCGGCTCGGCGGTGCTCGGCCGGCCCGTCACGGCCGAGGAGCTGTTCGGGCTCAGGTCCGAACCGGCGGTCGCCGACCTGCTGGAGGAAGCCGTCGGGACGCTGTCGCGCACCGTGGCCAACCTCTGCGTCACGCTCGACCCGGAACGCGTGGTCGTGGGCGGCGGCATGCTCGGGGCGGCGGACCACATCATGCCGCGGGTGGCGGCGGAGGTGCGCCGGTGCGTGCCGTTCCCGCCGGAGGTGACCCAGGCCCGCTTCCGCGACGACGCCCCGCTGATCGGCGCTATGGCGCTGGCGCTCGACTCCGTCCCGCGCTGCGGCGGCTCATCTTGA
- a CDS encoding LacI family DNA-binding transcriptional regulator: MATTLKDVARLAQVSVKTVSNVVHGHPHVSEDVRHRVETAIRRLGYRPNVAARALRAGRGRRGGLLALAVPGVDHPPGLVEELVRLAAPLGFRVMIQPVGSCAPDPADVPGVDAVLVNADAPPPALADACVAAGTPLVLLGGGPDPRFDCVGADAARMIRDAVVHLLSAGRRRVAAIGTCSEGMSAGFRDAGLTPPPGFLRLTHHHRPADGYLAARELLLHTRPPDAVVCGSDRLASGVLRAAADAGLRVPGDLAVTGAGDGEEGRYTRPALTTVAADPAVIAGRALDLVTRRLAGVATVPVRVVVPHALLVRESSVSLCSPVPPNRRT, translated from the coding sequence GTGGCCACCACGCTGAAGGACGTGGCGCGGCTCGCCCAGGTGTCGGTGAAGACGGTCTCCAACGTCGTGCACGGCCACCCCCACGTCAGCGAGGACGTGCGGCATCGGGTCGAGACGGCGATCCGGCGGCTCGGCTACCGGCCCAACGTGGCCGCCCGGGCGCTGCGCGCCGGCCGGGGCCGCCGGGGTGGGTTGCTGGCCCTCGCCGTGCCCGGCGTCGACCACCCGCCCGGCCTCGTGGAGGAGCTCGTACGCCTCGCCGCCCCGCTCGGCTTCCGGGTGATGATCCAGCCCGTCGGCTCCTGCGCGCCGGACCCGGCCGACGTCCCGGGCGTCGACGCCGTGCTGGTGAACGCGGACGCGCCACCGCCGGCCCTCGCCGACGCGTGCGTGGCTGCCGGCACACCGCTCGTCCTGCTCGGCGGCGGACCCGACCCGCGCTTCGACTGCGTGGGCGCCGACGCGGCCCGGATGATCCGCGACGCCGTGGTCCACCTCCTCAGCGCCGGGCGGCGGCGTGTCGCGGCCATCGGCACCTGCTCCGAGGGGATGAGCGCCGGCTTCCGGGACGCCGGGCTGACCCCGCCTCCCGGGTTCCTGCGGCTCACCCACCACCACCGCCCGGCCGACGGCTACCTGGCCGCCCGTGAGCTGCTCCTCCACACGCGACCCCCGGACGCCGTCGTCTGCGGCAGTGACCGGCTGGCGTCCGGGGTCCTCCGGGCGGCCGCCGACGCGGGGCTGCGTGTGCCCGGGGATCTGGCCGTGACCGGGGCCGGCGACGGCGAGGAGGGCCGCTACACCCGCCCGGCGCTGACCACCGTCGCCGCCGATCCTGCGGTCATCGCCGGCCGGGCCCTGGACCTCGTCACGCGGCGGCTCGCCGGCGTGGCCACCGTCCCGGTCCGCGTCGTCGTGCCGCACGCGCTGCTGGTCCGCGAGAGCAGCGTCAGCCTCTGCTCGCCCGTACCGCCGAATCGGCGTACTTGA
- a CDS encoding CGNR zinc finger domain-containing protein: protein MSDEAAVAPCARLVRDFVNTYEPQVDEESLSTPDALKAWLVGEGLLRPGTRVRAADLARAVAFREGLRQALLGNAGHAADATALRGLEEVLATVPVRLTLTDGRPRLLAAGGTPFDRALAALAEAIRECAERQVWGRLKVCDRGTCRWAYYDSSRNRTRRWCSMAGCGNYIKMSRRSAGRSRAPAP, encoded by the coding sequence GTGAGTGACGAGGCGGCGGTTGCGCCCTGTGCCCGGCTGGTGCGCGACTTCGTCAACACCTACGAGCCGCAGGTCGACGAGGAGTCGCTGAGCACGCCCGACGCGCTGAAGGCCTGGCTCGTCGGCGAAGGGCTGCTGCGTCCCGGCACCCGGGTGCGCGCCGCCGACCTCGCGAGAGCCGTCGCGTTCCGTGAGGGCCTGCGCCAGGCGCTGCTGGGCAACGCCGGCCATGCCGCCGACGCGACCGCGCTGCGTGGCCTGGAGGAGGTCCTGGCCACGGTGCCGGTGCGGCTCACGCTCACCGACGGCCGGCCGCGGCTGCTGGCGGCCGGTGGCACGCCGTTCGACCGGGCGCTCGCCGCGCTCGCCGAGGCGATCCGGGAGTGCGCCGAGCGGCAGGTGTGGGGCCGGCTGAAGGTCTGCGACCGCGGCACCTGCCGGTGGGCGTACTACGACTCCTCCCGCAACCGCACCCGCCGCTGGTGTTCGATGGCGGGCTGCGGCAACTACATCAAGATGAGCCGCCGCAGCGCGGGACGGAGTCGAGCGCCAGCGCCATAG
- a CDS encoding metal-dependent hydrolase family protein, whose protein sequence is MTDVIINARVFDGRDVIDATTVVVEDGRIAAVGGPSPAGAEIVDAAGGTLLPGLIDAHVHTNVPSLALALRFGVTTELEMQGTNTRHHRSHITEDDSLADVRSSGFGITPPGGHPSELFPEGFRPGPPPGSQPPGNGREPLMPFSTTPEEAVAFIPKLVEEGSDYIKFMVDDGSVEGHPGLPMLDRATLNAGVAEAHRRGMLTVAHALTVEATRMSGEAGIGGLAHLFMDRPHTGELIDQIARSGAFVVPCVVLNASMMGITGAALADDPRVSSRLDDRWLETLRSSFNHYPQGDLAAVLASVKALHDAGVDILVGTDVSVPFPFLGGLAHGASVHHELQYLVQAGLTPVEALRAATSTPARRFGLTDRGRIAPGLRADLLLVDGDPTTDIGATLGTRAVWRRGTRHEPADRLAR, encoded by the coding sequence ATGACAGACGTAATCATCAACGCTCGGGTCTTCGACGGCCGGGACGTCATCGACGCCACCACCGTGGTGGTCGAGGACGGCCGCATCGCCGCCGTCGGCGGACCCTCCCCCGCCGGTGCGGAGATCGTGGACGCGGCGGGCGGGACGCTGCTGCCCGGGCTGATCGACGCCCACGTGCACACGAACGTGCCGAGCCTGGCCCTCGCCCTGCGCTTCGGCGTCACCACCGAGCTGGAGATGCAGGGCACGAACACCCGGCACCACCGGTCGCACATCACCGAGGACGACAGCCTGGCGGACGTACGTTCGTCCGGCTTCGGCATCACCCCGCCCGGCGGGCACCCGAGCGAGCTGTTCCCCGAGGGTTTTCGGCCCGGCCCGCCGCCCGGGTCGCAGCCGCCCGGCAACGGGCGCGAGCCGCTGATGCCGTTCTCCACCACGCCGGAGGAGGCCGTGGCGTTCATCCCGAAGCTCGTCGAGGAGGGCTCGGACTACATCAAGTTCATGGTCGACGACGGCTCCGTGGAGGGTCATCCCGGCCTGCCCATGCTGGACCGCGCGACGCTGAACGCCGGCGTCGCCGAGGCCCACCGGCGCGGGATGCTGACCGTCGCGCACGCGCTGACCGTCGAGGCGACCCGGATGTCGGGCGAGGCGGGGATCGGCGGCCTCGCGCACCTGTTCATGGACCGGCCGCACACCGGCGAGCTCATCGACCAGATCGCCCGCTCCGGCGCGTTCGTGGTGCCCTGCGTGGTGCTGAACGCGTCGATGATGGGCATCACCGGCGCCGCGCTCGCCGACGATCCGCGGGTGTCGTCGCGGCTGGACGACCGGTGGCTCGAGACGCTGCGCTCGAGCTTCAACCACTATCCGCAGGGCGATCTCGCGGCCGTGCTGGCGTCGGTGAAGGCGTTGCACGACGCGGGGGTCGACATCCTCGTCGGCACGGACGTGTCGGTGCCGTTCCCGTTCCTGGGCGGCCTGGCACACGGCGCCAGCGTCCACCACGAGCTGCAGTACCTCGTCCAGGCGGGCCTGACGCCGGTCGAGGCCCTGCGCGCGGCGACCAGCACGCCGGCCCGCCGGTTCGGGCTGACCGACCGTGGCCGCATCGCCCCCGGGCTGCGCGCCGACCTGCTGCTGGTGGACGGCGACCCGACCACCGACATCGGCGCCACGCTCGGGACCCGGGCGGTATGGCGGCGCGGTACGCGTCACGAACCCGCGGATAGGCTGGCGCGGTGA
- a CDS encoding PucR family transcriptional regulator gives MGEPSDDRWLSEVAAGASRDAGGVPVELLGDYLPLIADAAITGRRPKRAELEAVETLGRRAAEQGISAGRAVQLYLSAARRLWQDLPAVVRSRDREAVRAAASAVLQVIDDAVATLAEGYAQARRDLVRREEALRRELVDDLLRGDSDPGALVDRAEPFGLDLARSHQVALAAPSRRLPDTETAITALEAVIFNRMGDRDVLVATKEGLLVVLAPADGDPGRTTPAALGRLMHDELRRLPRGRPWRVAVGRPHSGLYGIARSYEEAREALTMATRLRLEAPVVNARDLLIYRVLLRDQPAIAELVQAVLSPLEQARGGAEPLLGTLQAYFDTGGVATDTARRIHVSVRTVTYRLQRIKDLTGYSPSDPAHRFTLQAAVLGARALEWPQKPVPHPA, from the coding sequence ATGGGAGAACCGTCCGACGACCGGTGGCTCAGCGAGGTCGCCGCGGGGGCCAGCCGGGACGCCGGTGGCGTGCCGGTGGAGCTGCTCGGTGACTACCTCCCGCTGATCGCCGACGCGGCGATCACCGGCCGCCGCCCGAAGCGGGCCGAGCTGGAGGCCGTGGAGACCCTCGGGCGCCGCGCCGCGGAGCAGGGCATCTCGGCCGGCCGGGCGGTGCAGCTGTACCTCTCCGCGGCCCGCCGGCTCTGGCAGGACCTTCCCGCCGTCGTCCGCAGCCGGGACCGGGAGGCGGTCCGGGCCGCCGCCTCGGCCGTGCTGCAGGTGATCGACGACGCGGTGGCGACGCTCGCCGAGGGGTACGCCCAGGCGCGGCGGGACCTCGTGCGTCGCGAGGAGGCTCTGCGCCGTGAGCTGGTGGACGATCTGCTGCGCGGCGACTCCGACCCCGGCGCGCTGGTGGACCGGGCCGAGCCGTTCGGCCTGGACCTGGCCCGGTCCCACCAGGTCGCCCTGGCCGCGCCGAGCCGGCGGCTGCCCGACACCGAGACGGCGATCACCGCGCTCGAGGCGGTGATCTTCAACCGGATGGGCGACCGGGACGTGCTCGTGGCCACCAAGGAGGGCCTGCTCGTGGTGCTCGCGCCGGCGGACGGCGACCCCGGCCGTACGACACCCGCCGCCCTGGGCCGGCTGATGCACGACGAGCTGCGCCGGCTGCCCCGCGGGCGGCCGTGGCGGGTCGCCGTCGGCCGGCCGCACAGCGGGCTGTACGGCATCGCCCGCTCGTACGAGGAGGCCCGCGAGGCCCTGACCATGGCGACGCGGCTGCGGCTCGAGGCACCCGTCGTCAACGCCCGGGACCTGCTCATCTACCGCGTGCTGCTGCGCGACCAGCCCGCGATCGCCGAGCTGGTCCAGGCGGTGCTCAGCCCGCTCGAGCAGGCCCGCGGCGGAGCCGAGCCGCTGCTGGGCACGCTGCAGGCGTACTTCGACACCGGCGGCGTCGCGACGGACACCGCCCGGCGCATCCACGTCTCCGTCCGGACGGTGACCTACCGTCTGCAGCGCATCAAGGACCTGACCGGCTACAGCCCGTCCGACCCCGCGCACCGCTTCACCCTGCAGGCGGCGGTGCTGGGCGCCCGGGCGCTCGAGTGGCCGCAGAAACCGGTCCCGCATCCGGCCTGA
- a CDS encoding sugar ABC transporter permease — translation MSTLALLRRPLQPLRRTGRADVGAWPVVAGLVVIAAVFGSLNDRFLSAENLTNLAMQMAATGTIALGVIMVMLLGEIDLSAGSVSGLSATIMTILAVHRGWPPLAAIAAALAGAALIGLVHGWMFTRLGMPSFVVTLAGLIGWQGLMLYLLGSGGTINLPFDGLLARLSDTWLSPGVAWPAVVLIVAVRTAYALVNRRLRRAAGLPVASVAGLALRLGGLALALAAVVTVLSADRGVPLLLVVFAALAVVLDLVLQHTVFGRHMYAVGGNAEAARRAGINVTRIRMIAFALASVLAGAGGILAASRLVAVNQSSGGSDTLLMAIAAAVIGGTSLFGGRGRAYAALLGILVIQAITNGMLLLNVNSSVRYMVTAAVLAVAVAVDSLARRGQPR, via the coding sequence GTGAGCACGCTCGCGCTGCTGCGCAGACCGCTGCAACCGTTGCGCCGTACCGGCCGCGCCGACGTCGGCGCCTGGCCGGTCGTCGCCGGCCTGGTCGTGATCGCGGCCGTCTTCGGCTCGCTGAACGACCGCTTCCTGTCCGCCGAGAACCTCACCAACCTCGCGATGCAGATGGCCGCCACCGGCACCATCGCCCTCGGCGTCATCATGGTCATGCTGCTCGGCGAGATCGACCTGTCCGCCGGCTCGGTCAGCGGGCTGTCCGCGACGATCATGACCATTCTGGCCGTGCACCGGGGCTGGCCACCGCTCGCCGCGATCGCCGCCGCGCTGGCCGGCGCGGCACTCATCGGGCTCGTGCACGGCTGGATGTTCACCCGGCTCGGCATGCCGTCGTTCGTCGTCACGCTGGCCGGGCTGATCGGCTGGCAGGGGCTCATGCTGTACCTGCTGGGCAGCGGCGGGACGATCAACCTCCCGTTCGACGGCCTGCTGGCGAGGCTCAGCGACACGTGGCTGTCCCCGGGCGTCGCCTGGCCGGCCGTGGTGCTGATCGTCGCCGTGCGCACCGCGTACGCGCTCGTCAACCGCCGGCTGCGGCGCGCGGCGGGGCTCCCGGTGGCCTCCGTCGCCGGCCTAGCCCTGCGCCTGGGCGGACTCGCGCTCGCCCTGGCCGCCGTCGTGACCGTGCTCTCGGCCGATCGCGGCGTACCGCTGCTGCTGGTCGTCTTCGCCGCGCTCGCCGTCGTGCTGGACCTGGTCCTGCAACACACGGTCTTCGGCCGCCACATGTACGCCGTCGGCGGCAACGCGGAGGCGGCCCGGCGTGCCGGCATCAACGTGACCCGGATCCGGATGATCGCCTTCGCGCTGGCCTCGGTGCTGGCCGGCGCCGGGGGCATCCTGGCCGCCAGCCGCCTGGTGGCCGTGAACCAGAGCTCGGGTGGCAGCGACACGCTGCTGATGGCGATCGCGGCGGCGGTCATCGGCGGCACGTCGCTGTTCGGCGGGCGGGGGCGCGCGTACGCCGCCCTGCTGGGCATCCTCGTGATCCAGGCCATCACCAACGGGATGCTGCTGCTCAACGTCAACTCGTCGGTGCGCTACATGGTCACCGCCGCGGTCCTGGCCGTCGCGGTCGCCGTCGACTCCCTGGCCCGGCGGGGTCAGCCCCGGTGA
- a CDS encoding flavodoxin domain-containing protein → MTVLVAYGSTGGSTAETAGWIADELGAAGLGTRLVAAGAVDDVDGYEALVLGAAMYAAGWHTDARRFARRFAGRFAGRPVWLFSSGPLDHTADDSELPPNRQAEVAMRLLQARGHVTFGGRLSAEAHGWLGLLARRMEHDGHSGDFRNPDRVRAWARGIAAEITSARTG, encoded by the coding sequence ATGACTGTGCTGGTCGCGTACGGATCAACCGGCGGGTCGACCGCCGAGACTGCCGGCTGGATAGCCGACGAGCTCGGGGCCGCCGGGCTCGGCACCCGGCTCGTCGCGGCCGGCGCGGTGGACGATGTGGACGGTTACGAAGCCCTCGTGCTGGGCGCCGCGATGTACGCGGCCGGCTGGCACACCGATGCCCGCAGGTTCGCCAGACGGTTCGCCGGCCGGTTCGCGGGCCGTCCGGTCTGGCTGTTCAGCAGCGGGCCGCTCGACCACACCGCCGACGACAGCGAGCTGCCACCGAACCGTCAGGCCGAGGTGGCGATGCGGTTGCTCCAGGCGCGCGGGCACGTGACGTTCGGCGGGCGGCTGTCCGCCGAGGCGCACGGCTGGCTCGGTCTGCTGGCACGCCGGATGGAGCACGACGGTCATTCCGGCGACTTCCGCAACCCGGACCGGGTACGGGCCTGGGCGCGCGGCATCGCCGCCGAGATCACGTCGGCCCGGACCGGGTGA
- a CDS encoding MarR family winged helix-turn-helix transcriptional regulator, protein MTEQKPSRRDPDAELLDAVGPAFARLRRRTTQVPVTPPVERKDLNRNLLLNVIDEAEGEMSVGAVADVLAVDPSVASRMIADCIAHGYLVRMPSQADARRAVLQLTEAGYELRDRFRSQQRQAFEYITRDWPVAERRELARLIVKYADSAVRASRG, encoded by the coding sequence GTGACCGAGCAGAAGCCGTCCCGGCGCGATCCCGACGCGGAGCTGCTGGACGCGGTCGGTCCCGCCTTCGCCCGGTTGCGCCGGCGCACGACCCAGGTGCCGGTCACGCCGCCGGTGGAGCGCAAGGACCTCAACCGCAATCTGCTGCTCAACGTCATCGACGAGGCGGAGGGCGAGATGAGCGTCGGCGCGGTGGCCGACGTGCTGGCCGTCGACCCGTCCGTGGCCAGCCGGATGATCGCCGACTGCATCGCGCACGGTTACCTGGTCCGCATGCCGTCGCAGGCGGACGCCCGGCGGGCGGTGCTGCAGCTCACGGAGGCGGGCTACGAGCTGCGCGACCGCTTCCGTTCGCAGCAGCGCCAGGCGTTCGAGTACATCACCCGGGACTGGCCGGTGGCGGAGCGCCGCGAGCTCGCCCGCCTGATCGTCAAGTACGCCGATTCGGCGGTACGGGCGAGCAGAGGCTGA
- a CDS encoding sugar ABC transporter substrate-binding protein, producing MRARRFAALAATAVVLVSACGTADDSDAASGGKEAPTIALFLPESKTTRYEAFDRPLFEAKVKALCAECKLLYSNADQDAAKQQQQVEAALTQGADVLVLDAVDAGAVAPLVNQAKRAKVPVIAYDRLISGIDYDYYVSFNNVRVGEMQGQALLDALGKAGTAAKGQIVMINGSPTDPSSADYKAGAHHVLDGKVTIGREFDTPDWSPDKAQQEMEQSITALGRDSIVGVLSANDGMAGGAIAAMKRAGYATVPPITGQDAELAAVQRILTGEQYMTIYLDIRTEAEQAAQLAVGTVRGEKPSAPAKVDNGTAQIPAYLLDPIPVTADRIKDTIVKDGFYKPADICTGAVKAACARQGIR from the coding sequence GTGAGAGCCAGAAGGTTCGCCGCACTCGCCGCCACCGCCGTCGTCCTCGTCAGTGCCTGCGGCACCGCGGACGACTCCGACGCCGCCTCGGGCGGGAAGGAGGCGCCGACGATCGCCCTCTTCCTCCCCGAGTCCAAGACCACCCGCTACGAGGCGTTCGACCGGCCGCTGTTCGAGGCCAAGGTCAAGGCGCTGTGCGCCGAGTGCAAGCTGCTGTACTCCAACGCCGACCAGGACGCCGCCAAGCAGCAACAGCAGGTCGAGGCGGCGCTGACGCAGGGCGCGGACGTCCTCGTCCTCGACGCCGTGGACGCCGGCGCCGTCGCGCCCCTGGTCAACCAGGCCAAGCGGGCGAAGGTGCCGGTCATCGCGTACGACCGGCTCATCTCCGGCATCGACTACGACTACTACGTCTCGTTCAACAACGTCCGGGTGGGCGAGATGCAGGGTCAGGCCCTGCTCGACGCGCTCGGCAAGGCGGGCACCGCAGCCAAGGGCCAGATCGTGATGATCAACGGTTCGCCGACCGACCCGAGCTCGGCCGACTACAAGGCCGGCGCGCACCACGTGCTCGACGGCAAGGTGACGATCGGCCGTGAGTTCGACACCCCGGACTGGAGCCCGGACAAGGCCCAGCAGGAGATGGAGCAGTCGATCACCGCGCTCGGCCGCGACTCCATCGTCGGAGTGCTGTCCGCCAACGACGGCATGGCCGGCGGGGCCATCGCGGCGATGAAGCGCGCCGGCTACGCCACCGTCCCGCCGATCACCGGCCAGGACGCCGAACTCGCGGCGGTGCAACGCATCCTGACCGGCGAGCAGTACATGACGATCTACCTGGACATCCGTACGGAGGCGGAGCAGGCGGCGCAACTGGCCGTCGGGACCGTCCGCGGCGAGAAGCCCAGCGCGCCGGCGAAGGTCGACAACGGTACGGCGCAGATCCCGGCGTACCTGCTGGACCCGATCCCGGTGACCGCCGACCGGATCAAGGACACGATCGTGAAGGACGGCTTCTACAAGCCGGCCGACATCTGTACGGGAGCCGTCAAGGCGGCGTGCGCGCGACAGGGCATCCGGTAG
- a CDS encoding ATP-binding cassette domain-containing protein: MLSARSVTKRYGAVQALGGVSLDLRPGEVVALVGDNGAGKSTLVKVLSGVVTPDEGAVEQDGHPVRLSSPHDARRLGIATVHQDLALCENLDVVANLFLGDERRRWSVLRPIRMERAARDLLASLDVRIPDIRVPVAMLSGGQRQSVAIARALVGEPKVVILDEPTAALGVEQTAQVLQLIGRLRDRGLAVMVISHNLADVRATSDRIVVLRLGRNAGEFRTADSTPEAVVAAITGGAALAGSPGSTREGTA, encoded by the coding sequence GTGCTGTCCGCCCGATCGGTCACGAAGCGGTACGGCGCGGTCCAGGCCCTCGGCGGGGTGAGCCTGGACCTGCGGCCCGGCGAGGTCGTCGCGCTCGTCGGCGACAACGGCGCCGGCAAGTCCACGCTGGTCAAGGTGCTCTCCGGGGTCGTCACCCCGGACGAGGGCGCGGTCGAGCAGGACGGCCACCCGGTGCGCCTGAGCTCCCCGCACGACGCGCGCCGCCTCGGCATCGCGACCGTGCACCAGGACCTCGCCCTCTGCGAGAACCTGGACGTGGTCGCGAACCTCTTCCTCGGCGACGAGCGGCGGCGCTGGTCGGTCCTTCGCCCGATCCGGATGGAACGGGCGGCGCGGGACCTGCTCGCCTCGCTGGACGTCCGGATCCCGGACATCCGGGTGCCGGTGGCGATGCTCTCCGGCGGGCAGCGGCAGTCGGTCGCCATCGCGCGCGCCCTGGTCGGCGAGCCCAAGGTCGTGATCCTCGACGAGCCCACGGCCGCGCTGGGCGTGGAGCAGACCGCCCAGGTGCTCCAGCTGATCGGGCGCCTGCGCGACCGCGGGCTCGCCGTCATGGTCATCTCGCACAACCTCGCCGACGTCCGGGCCACCAGCGACCGGATCGTCGTCCTGCGGCTCGGCCGCAACGCCGGGGAGTTCCGCACCGCCGACTCCACCCCGGAGGCGGTCGTTGCCGCCATCACCGGAGGCGCCGCGCTCGCCGGATCGCCCGGGTCCACACGGGAGGGAACGGCGTGA